The following proteins are co-located in the Mobula hypostoma chromosome 4, sMobHyp1.1, whole genome shotgun sequence genome:
- the lbx2 gene encoding transcription factor LBX2: MTTGVNLKSSPALQARIEERRRRSPLDHFPPPANSNKPLTPFSIEDILSKPSVKKNSHLCPTSRSGPAEKISGVGAARNGLPPQTSPLCALEELASKTFKGLELSVIQAAEGRDHVTTFGQRQPSKKRRKSRTAFTNHQIYELEKRFLYQKYLSPADRDQIAQQLGLTNAQVITWFQNRRAKLKRDLEEMKADVESLKKLPPQQLEKLVHMEEFPEEGSGSKADSSDLSPKLSPVSALGSFSNSPQCSSRDQTTDEFSEDEEIDVDD, translated from the exons ATGACTACTGGAGTGAATCTGAAATCGAGTCCCGCTCTACAAGCGAGGATCGAGGAGCGAAGGCGGCGCAGCCCCTTGGATCACTTTCCGCCCCCGGCGAACTCCAACAAGCCCCTCACTCCGTTTAGTATCGAAGATATACTGAGCAAGCCCTCGGTGAAAAAGAACTCCCACCTCTGCCCGACGAGCCGCTCGGGCCCGGCCGAGAAAATATCCGGCGTCGGGGCTGCGCGGAATGGGCTCCCTCCTCAAACCTCGCCGCTCTGTGCCCTAGAAGAACTAGCCAGCAAAACTTTCAAAGGTCTGGAACTGAGTGTGATACAAGCAGCCGAGG GCCGGGATCACGTAACAACATTTGGCCAAAGACAGCCCTCGAAAAAGAGACGGAAGTCGCGCACCGCTTTCACCAACCACCAGATTTACGAGTTGGAAAAGAGATTCCTTTACCAAAAGTACTTGTCTCCCGCCGATAGAGATCAGATAGCCCAACAGCTGGGTCTGACCAACGCTCAGGTGATAACGTGGTTCCAGAACCGGAGAGCCAAGCTCAAGCGGGACCTGGAGGAGATGAAAGCGGACGTGGAGTCCTTGAAAAAACTGCCGCCGCAGCAGTTGGAAAAGCTAGTGCACATGGAAGAGTTCCCGGAGGAAGGCTCCGGCTCAAAGGCCGACTCCTCGGACTTATCCCCCAAACTCTCCCCGGTGTCGGCACTTGGATCCTTCTCCAACTCGCCGCAGTGTTCCTCCCGAGATCAGACTACAGATGAATTCTCGGAAGACGAGGAAATAGACGTGGACGATTGA